From Rhododendron vialii isolate Sample 1 chromosome 7a, ASM3025357v1:
ataaaaaataatatactttgaaagatataaataattttttaaaatgccCGAAATAGTAACATAAGACCCACAAATATCGAATAATTTTGAACATATCTGTATTCGTATTTGTTCCTAGTAGTCAGTgtatgtttggttggatggaatcaAAGTTAGAATGAAATCGTGATTCCAAGAATTTTCATTCCATTTCTCGgtcacaccaaaattactagtgtCATTCCAAAATTCACTAttgtcactccaaaaattactattgccacaccATTTTATTACGGATGAAAATGGTCATTCCTAACCACAACCAAACctgagaataaaaataaatatttcaatctTATTTCCCCCAATTTCATTCCAACCCCAATTCTATTCTATTACTGCTATCAATTCTATTTACCCACAACAATTTTGGGGTCTTTTAGAGGTGGGTCGAAGTTGGTCCAACCCGCTACGTGAGCATACCGCatatccctctctctttcccgTAGCCTTAATCACCCCCTGCGCACGGCACAACCccactctcctctctctctctttctctccatgCTCCAAATGGGGGCAGGTGGTCGGGAGGTGCCAATATCGTTGGACGGAGTGAGAGACAAGAACTTGATGCAACTAAAGAAGCTCAACACTGCCCTTTTCCCCGTTCGCTACAACGACAAATACTACGCCGATGCTCTCGCCTCTGCCGAATTCACCAAGCTCGGTACCTACCTCTTCCTGCAATCCTCGCTTTTTCTTGCCtgtattcttgttttttaatctttctttcttttaaggGTTTACCCGTGTTCTGGAATCtgacaatctctctctctctctctctctctctctctctctctctctctctccgtgtgtGTGCGGCTAATTTGTGAATCAAAATTGGGGGCTAATTGGGTTCTGGGTTTGTGATTGGTTTGCTTAACTTGTTCGTTTGAATGGCTTGAATTTTACCCATTGATGGAGAGCTGTTCTTTTAAGTCGGGCCATGTTGATTTGTCAGACTAATATTGTAGATTATGCAATCCCTAGTATGAATAATCCCACCATCCAGTAGGGAGGGTTCATTAATACCACATTGCCAAGGTATTGTATGACCATGTTGTGCGAGATTGGTAGTCTGATGGATATATTATTCCAGAAATACCATTCCCATGGTTTTGTTATCCGATCCCATGTCTAATCCGGTCAATCGAATAGGCCACGGTTGCGTTTATCTCTTTCTATTACTGCAATATTATTCTCAATCCGAATTCATTAGCTAGGTTGGGTTCCTGATCTGGATATGGCTGATTGTTGATTGTTGGATGCCGTTCATTTGTTTCAAACCTTTGTTACAGTAGCAATTCAGTTTTTGCCATTGTGTGACTCAGTTGAGTTCATATGAATAAgtttgttgtttggttttggttttgcttgtTCTTACGTGAGGATGGATGGTCTGATTCTGATTGGTTTCCAGGCAATGGACTTTTTGGTTAAAAAGATCTTGTTTATGTTTGCTATTTGCTGCTACAACTAAATATAATGTCATTGTCTTTGCATACATTGAAGCAAAGGTTTTCCTAGGGCCAtgtctgtgttttttttttggagagcaACCACGTCTGTTGTTGGAAACATGTGCCTATTGACTGGGAGTTCCGATGGTGGGCTATGTCATGACAAATATAGCAGAAATCTAAGAAGCACAGAGACATCTACCAGCCTCACATATCCGTGTTAGACATCTACCAACCATGTATGTCGAACACCAATATGCCGTTGGAGAGTCTGTTTGCTACTCAAATGAGTATCAATAATCATATTAGCATAGTTCATTTTAAAACAACTGGGTAGTTACCAAACATTcttattcattttttcaaaGTTTAATTTGTCATATTTGTTCTCTTAGGTAGTTTCTTTCTGTTAGGAATGGGGTTTTAAACTGTGTTATCATTCAGCATAGCGGATGTTGTCAAATTGTAAGTTGTTAGTTGTTATTGTGGTGTTGTTCATCAAATCCGGTTAACCTCTGCTCAACCTCTGGTCCGATAAGATGGGTTTGCTAGCCTTTCGCCTGACCTGCACAGGAAGCACCCACTGTCAGTGCCTAAACCGGCCGGGGACGACCGGAAAGGCACTCCGATGGCTAAGTAAGAATGTACACTAGAGTTTAGAGTGAGAGAGATTATGTACCCTTCTAGGGTTTAACCTTTGCCTTTGTATAGAACCTCCTGACTTGTCCTCCAAGTATGTGTGCGTGCCTAGCACTCTCGGTAACCACTCTAGCTGACATCACATCTAACGTAATGGATAAGGCGGTCACCAAAGCACATGTGTGAGCTGTCATCCAGAGTGCATGGGTGCATGTCCAGCATATGCAATAACCATTAGGGCTGACGTCCAAAATGACACACCTAGCCAGGCGGTTAGGTGCACGTGGGTGAGCCACGCATATGTGAATCACATGGGAATAGTCCTACCATACCCGGCAACAGACCAAGCGGTAAACGCTCCGGTCCCGCTCGTTCGGCAAATACCCTACTATCAATTAGAATATGATTCCCCGTCTTGCTGAAATGTGAACCTTCGGCAAAGTTTGGTCCGGCCGATCCATCAGACTCCCCAAACTGCAAGGCCTATGAGTCCAGCTGGAGCTTGATGGTTCGGCAGTAGTATCATGGTTAGTTCGGGCCACTACCGTAATGGTATTGGCAGCACATACCAACTGGTAACAGGATTTGGAAAGCAAACCCGTCAATTTTGAAGCCCTAACAAACATCTACAAACTGGTTGATAACAAATGTTTTGATCTTGTTTTTTGACACTTTGCTTGTAATGGTTTAAAATCAATGTAGTTGCACTTCAAATCATACTTTAGAAATGATATTGAACTTAACCTTGCCAGGGGCGGCATTCTGGGCGGATATGGGGATTTccgtccccgatccccgaaaccgATATGCTACCCATATCTGCCCCGATATCCGATCAGGGAGGGGGGAAaggaaccataaccgaaccatttggtttttgggtaatcCCCGAAACGAATGGGTAACCGAACcagacaagagagagagagaggagagagcaAGGGAGAGCATTTGACAGAAGATTTCATCAACATCAGCACATGGAGGATATTCGCAGTCAATCCAAATCATATCCTTGTAGTTGATAATCGAGTCCAGACTCTGCAACTTCAACTGCAACTTGAACTTGTTGATGAAATCATCCGTCTCGGAATCCACCTCCCTCCTCCGTCGCCCTACCGCTCCCCTCCCTCACCGTCACCGGCCGACAAGCCTCCACGACGCCGATTTCCTCAAAGTGCCCGAACGCCAACTTCGCGCTCTCCGACTTCCGCATCTTCGCCGCAGAGAATAGAGACAATGAGAGATAGAAGGAGAGGAACatagaaaaggagagagaaggagagagagagagagaccttagaTCGCCTCACAGTGGAGGCACCGCTCTGGAAATGGAGATCTCCTGGAAGTGAGAAATAACTCACCCCTAAAattggtatatgtatgtatgtatgtgtgtgtgtgtgtgtatatacagggttatttttgtaatttcaaGGTTTCGGGTatttttggttcggttcggggatCGGTTCAAATAGCAGACGAACCACAACCGAACCGAACCCGTTCGGTTATCTCATACCCTCCACCATACCCGTACCCGCCGGGGaaaatttcggttatggttcggggaaaaACTTCGGTTACGGTTCGGATACCCATCAATTCGGttcaaattgccatccctacaaAGAAGGTAGAACTTCTTGTATTAAAAGAATTTCACCTCCTCAAACAATTAGAAATGCTACTAGAAGAAAGAATCAGATGAAAACATGAACATATTATATTTATGGTGGTACGAGTGGTATAAGTAACGCAGTAATACTAGTGGCGAATACGTGGCTTGCTAAAACTTCATTGTCACAACTTACAAATTTATCATTCAGTAGTTTGCCTTTAGAATAGTTTTACTTGAACAATCAAGCTCAAATTGGTAAGCAAGGCACACACGACGGATACGAATGAGGTACCAGCCCCCCATGGTGAATGATTTACAACCTGCGGTCCTGCTGGCACAAGTCAAGTTTGCAGTGATTTCCTCCACTTTTTGGCATGACCATGGTTCTTTTGGAGTAAAAAGGTCTTTCAGATGGCCAGGGTCTTATCGTAGATGTGTCTAAACTTGAGGAGCTATTTGCCCCCTGTTGGCCACCCAGATTAGAATTAATACTTAATGGCTTGTATGCCTATATTAAATGCACTCTTCTAAATTTATGAAGTACCCATGTTGAAGACTTGACGAACAAAGAAGAGTATTGCATCCGCGTCCAACATTTTTAGTTGGACATTCACCAAGCAAgcaaattttggaattttagttTGCCATGACCTATGGATAGACCTCCTACATGATGCATGAAATGCCAAAGACCAATTAACCACCATTTATTGTGGAATGTAAAGATATATGTGAAGGAATACTAATATTTTGGCGTGTCCCAATGTCCTTGAGATAGAAATTACTGGAGTCCGACACTTAGACATGCACCACACTCACACCTGTAAGGCCGTACCCTTGTCCATATAACCTAGGTGTGCCTTTGGTAAACTTTGATCAATGTGGTACTCTGTGTGCAAGACCAGATCTATTGTGGCCATGGCATCTACTTTCAAGATCAAGGTACTATGTTTGTTGCCTCTGCAAGGCGGTTTTGTTTCCTAGGGCTAAATAGTAGTTCTGTATTATAGAGGCTCTGGTTACTGTTTCCCATCCATAGAACGGGCTGCTATCCCTGTATTTGTTCCTACACAGTCGTGAATTTGTCAGTCATCTCGTAATTTATGGACCTAATCCTTATTGTTTCACTCTTAAATTCTGTAGTTGACATTACTCATCGATCCTTCTCCTTAATATAATGCAGTAACCTTGACCACTCATTGCACTTTGGTGGCAGGTTGTCTTcgatattttgtttttgtatttcttCTCTATTCTTGACCACTCATTGTGCTTTCATGGGAGGAGTGTGTTGGGAGTTCTTTAAACTACTTGCTTAATGGGCCTGTGGGGTTTCGTAGAAGAATCTTTTATAGACAGTTTACGAGATTAAGTAGTTGATGTGTCCTGATATCAGCATATCTGTAGTATCATACTATCACTCAGTGAATTCTCCAGTTAGTCTGCCAGTACTTTTTCTCTTCAAGTATTTCTGGACCTGAATTTTATCAACGGTGCATTCAAGTTTCTCTTTCAGTTTGAATTAGTCGTTTCAAACCTGTGTTCCTGTAGAGTCTATTATATCGGGTTTTCTCTTTCCTTGTATCAGGATAATATGGCAAGGTAGTCCATTTCAGACAGTGGTCTTCATGTGGGCATGTTGAACACCCTAAAACACACCTTAGTTCTTTGCACTTGTGTTACGTGCAGAAATTGGATCACAAGTTGCGTTAAATTAATGCTTCAGAATGCGTAGTTTTAGTTTACATTATGACCATTCTGCTAGATTTTGTGCCACAAATTCTGCGTCTCCAGCACCGATATTCTGCGTTGGAGTTCCATAGCCCTGTCCAAGATCCAGATTTGTCTCTTGAGTTtttaattcttctttttctctgtgCTCAGCATACTACAGCGATATTTGTGTTGGGGCAATTGCGTGCCGActggaaaagaaagaaggtgGGTCTGTCCGTGTATACATCATGACATTGGGTGTTTTGGCACCATATCGTGGGTTGGGTATTGGTGAGTTATCTGCCtgtttctttcaagttttgtttcTCTTGCATAAGAATCACTTGGAAAACCTTAAAGAACTGTTTCCAAAACCTCAATATTccaaatggattaaaaaaaatttactatttgtATGCTGCCAAGTGCCAACTTTATAGCACACTCCCTCAAAAGTTATGCTCTGTTGTTTGGTTATGCCACAAAGCGTATACGTCCTTTCAAAGGAATTTGGTTGATGTTTGGCCGATTGCAATTTTGGTAGTCGTCTAAGATTGTGAACTATTCTAGCCGTAGAATTGCGTAGCATTCTAATTTGAATATCTGTTTATGGACTTGTCCAACAAAAAATGGTTTTTAAGAGTCAGCTGTGACCAAAAACTATCAGCAATGCTTGCTGGAAATTGATTCCTAGGTTTTATTTGGTTATTCCGACTAGAGccatttttttcccataaaagAATAGTTATGCATTAGTAATTAAT
This genomic window contains:
- the LOC131331954 gene encoding uncharacterized protein LOC131331954, whose amino-acid sequence is MLQMGAGGREVPISLDGVRDKNLMQLKKLNTALFPVRYNDKYYADALASAEFTKLAYYSDICVGAIACRLEKKEGGSVRVYIMTLGVLAPYRGLGIGTMLLNHVLDLCSKKNIGEIYLHVQTNNEDAINFYKKFGFEITDTIHNYYTNITPPDCYVVTKLIDQPQPKK